ATGAAATGCTCTTCTGCACTGAGGGTCATGAGGGTTGCACTGGTGGGCTGCAGACGGGCTCGGGTGCCTGCCTTACATGCTACTGACAGCTAAATGCCTCGAAGGGAAAGCAGCCCGTCCTGGCACAGGGCCTTATGCTAAACTGCTTCTGCAATAATAAACCATGCTGCTGCGGAGCGAGCCGGCAGCCGGAGAGGGGAAAACTTCCTTTAAAAGGGCAAGCCCAGCGCTGGAGCTGGAGGCAGGCAAGCTAGTGCCCACCTTGCCAGCTCCCAGTTCCTTCTCCATCTGTCAACACCGAATCTCCCCTAAAGCCCTGGAGAGCCCGCATAACCCCAAACGGACAGCCGTCTGCTAGAAGTGACCTAGACCAGTGACTGTCTGGGCAGGGAGAGGTCTCGGTCCCTGGAGCACGGATGGAGACCTGAGGGACCTGGCCTGGGGCTTGGGCAAGTTCCTGCCATGCTGCGAATGGAGGGAGAAAATGTCGTTCCTGGCAGAGAGGTGCTGGACACGTCAGTGATGAGGGACCGCATGGGGCTGCGGGGCAGAAGTTGATTCATCTAAGAAGTCATAAGCGAGGTTTGCTTGCTCCCAGTCAGCACTGGTTTTGAACCAGCTGGTGGAAACACCGTATAGGACCGTACGTCGCTCTTAGCTAAGCTTGCCCTTAGTCATCTGTGCTCCTGTAACATGACTGGTGAAATCCGTCCAGCTTCCCTGGGGCTGTGGCGGGATTTCCACACGGTCAGTTGAGTTGATGCCACAATTAATGGGTGAATCTAAAGTTTGGGTCAAGGCTGGTGGTAGACATATGGTACAAGTTGACGAAGGATTGGGCACTCAAAATGGTTTGATCTGggagttttttccccttcctcaacTCCTTTTAGTCGTTTCTGGAGGAAATGCAGCCCAGGTCTGCGTGAAATTTAATATGTCAGGTGTGCCTCAGTGAAAGTAAGTGCCTGACACCTAGCTATGTTATTAAAATGTCTTGCAGCTTCACATCTTCTTGCTAAGATGGCACTGCATGACTTCAGCGACAGCGAGCCCATTCTCTTGGTGAGATGAGAGCGAGAGAGGACAAAAGAGAGGACAAGCAATAAGCAGTACTCCTGTGTTGGCAGGGCAGCGGGCCAAGAAGCTCTCATCTGTTGGTACTTTTGCTGTGACTTTGGGCAGACTCAGTTTCTGGAGCCAGCTCAGTGTGTCTCAGACTGCAGGTCATGGGATTTGCTGAAGGGCTTAGAGGCAGCGgcagcctgcgctgctgccagcctgctggGAGCTCCTCGGTGCCCCGAATCACCGGCAGCAGCTCGGTTTCTCCGGGATGGAGAagtgaaaaaaagctgtaattacTGGCCACAAGCATGTGCAGTATTCTGTGCTCTGGAGGAACTGAGCTGCAGCCAAACAGGGGTGGAAGCCAAAGGGTTCGACACAACGCCTGGGCCAGAGCAGGGTTTCTTAAACATAAGCTTATAGGCACACACCAGAAGTTTCCTTCTTGGCAGATGTAAGCTCTGAAAAACGTGGCAAGGAGAGCAGGATGTTCGGTCAACCCTTTAATAACACACAGCTGTAATAAAGTCCCGGCTTCCTACaagtcaaaataaattttgccaCCAAGCTAACTGGAGCTAGTGCTTCAGATCACGTAGCTGGGAAATGTCAGGGTGGAGAGGATGCATGTGGTGAATTTTCTCCTCccatttgaattttgttttcttctgtcacctttctttcttctcccctctccatTGCAATGCTGCACACCATGGCATCTTTTCATAGCAGCTGGCATTttacagcaacaaaaacaaTCCTTGTAACATACTTTGTATTTAGCCACAAGTGGGAAATTTTCAAAGGCTGCCTTCACTCTGGTTATTGGACTTCAGAGACCAAGCCCAGGAGACAAATGGCCAGCTGAATGTCAGGGTCACCAGCACTCTTGCCACTTTTGGTAAGAAGGGAAGCTAAGGCTGAGGTCAGGCCCTTGTGTAAACCTCTGGTTGGTCACTGAAATTGTTGAAGCATCCAAAAAACACAAACGactctttccctcccccacctttttttttttttttttcattccctcaTTCGTTTTGGAGACCAGCATTATAGGAAAACTGCAGTAAGCTCTTTTCAGGGCAGCTACGTGTTTTTTGACTTGTTGGCATCCCAGTAAAATCCTGACCTGCCAAGGGCATTCAGCCCTGTACCTTGGTCCTGTACAAGGTCCAAGTTTCACAGCCATTAGGCAGCCGAGCTGGTAAATGCCGTGATTTAGAGGTCGCTTAATGGAATCTTTTGCCCCAGAAGACATTCAGAGTAAAACCCACAGTGACGCTTACAGAAAAATGGTAAGCTTTAACAGTAACGTGTTGGGCTGAAGGTGAGTTGAGACACGGCTGCCAGGCTTTGGCCAAGCCTGGCTCAGGGGTAATGGGCGGTTGTCcaccccagcagctgccctAAGAGAAGGTACCTTTACTGTGCTGAACACGTGAACTTGTCCTGGCAAGAAATCAGGCTGCTGGCGAGGAGCAGGATGAGCTGTGGCCTGTCCCTTGGCATCTTCACCTTGAACAGCGGGGAGGAGAACAGGAAGGAGCAATGTCCTTGGGAAGAGGATCTTAGGGGACAGAGGGTCTGTTGAAGGAGAGGGATGAGCTAATTGTGagatttccttctctgctccacTAGGATGGAAGAAACTTGGTCTCAGATCAGTATCCTTTGGGTGCTGTTCAGTACCACTGGGGAACGGCCGGTTAGGGATGCAAACAAATCTTGTGATCATCTCCCACCTCACATTCACTGACTCTAGAAGGTGCTGTCAGAGATTCCCAGAGGGTGGGAGGTCAGATGAAGGTGTAGATCCTCATTATGAACTACTTGGTTATATTACACGTTGAAGTGTAAAGCCCACTTGTGAAAAGCGGACAATAACAGAGATTTTCAATGGAAATGTAGAAAGTGTCCTGCTAAGAAGAATCAGAGAATTACCTGTTCTGTAAAGGCTTTCCCTGTATTAACTCAATATTAACTCACAAACATAGGACAGCCAGATTCCAGGTTTGTCCTCACAGTAACAAGAACATACTGATTCAAGTGGGTCATGGGCAAACTTAGACAGCAAAGCCCGGGGGCTTTTTTGTGAATAACGCCTACAAAGTCAGGTTTGTATCTCAGGGTACGTGACTTGCAAGCTCTTTGGGGGATGCTGGTGCTGAGCAATCACCAGGACGCTgcctgctgggtgctgctccagcacccacagccaTGACCTCGAAGACAGCTCCGTGCTGTCTGAACCTCAGCAACTATGACTGAAGTCACCAATAAATAAATTGATCGCTATCCTttggcaggcagctgcagcgTGTTTTTGACTCTGCCTTTACGAATCTTCAGTCGGTCATGAGACCTGCGGACTCCACATGCCGAGACAGCGCCCAGACGCTGTGGATTTGCCTTTATTAGAGAGGACCTTTAAAGGTTAAGATGGAGCTTTAACAAGACTGAAACAAACTATGTGTAGGCCAGATCCTAAATATAGTTGGAATACCACCCCTTAACTGGCTGCTGCATCTCTCCAACCCAAATTCTTCTTCAAATGCCTTTTTAGTTGTTGGTAGAAATTCAGCTGAAGTATAAACCGAATTgagttgtttttcaaaatacactTCTGGAAGAAGTGGATGTGGGCACGCAGAAGAAAAACTACCCTCGTAGCTGCACGTTTGATTCTCTCACACTTTGAGAACTTGCTGCATAAgacaaaaggcagaaagagagaTTCCCCAGCGGCCTCTGCCAGCACCTTCCTTTCTGTGACATGCTTTTAAAACTCATATGCAACTGTCAACTGACAGGAAAACTGCCTGAAAGTTTGTCATTGCCAGATCTGGTCATCTGCACTAAGTACAGTgagcctgctgatgggaagtggtgaaagaattcattattttgctttgcttgcgcgtgtggtttttgctttacctattaaactgtctttatctcaacccatgagtttttgcatttttactcttccaattctctcctccagcctgcttGGGGGAAGCcagcgagcggctgcatggtgtttagctgccagctggggttaatCCACAACATACAGTTTTCAAATTGCTCCTGCAATATTGATCCAGATACTGCTTTGGATTACCTGAAGATATtggggttgtgtgtgtgtgtgtgcgcgcgcagCGTGCGCCTTAGGTGTAAGTCAGAGTGAAGTACAAATAGattttagtctttaaaaaaagtcccAAATCTCATCCTGTCTCCGGCTGTCAGATAAAACGATAAAGCAAAGACACTTCCCCAAACAGCCTCACTTAAAAGCTTGAAAACCAGCTGCagtgtattgatttttttttttatctgaaaaattcagtttctaaaTTCTAGACCAGATCACTTTTGGCTGCCTCTCAGGCAAATTCAAGATGCCCCAAACAACTCCAGTGGCACTGAGAAAAGCAGAGTATAAAGGACAATACACAAAGCAGCACAAATGCCTTGAATGTTCTATTTAAAGTGACTTTATTAAAACATTGTTAATATAAAATGTGACCAAGTacaatttttttgtaagaatgtttaataaaaacatattaaagaaaagaaggagcATCAACTCTTgtcaaagcacaggaaaaaccTACCAGGATAAGTAAAAAGTTCTGCAGCATGTTCTACCAGCTGGTCCCAATGTGTATTAGGGTCAAGTTAGCCGATGGAAGAGATAGGCAGCCCAGGTTCTTCCCTAAGAAGCTTTAAGGTATTTAGCAGAGGTTTAAAATTACACTCCTCAACAGCAGGAGACTTGGCTTTCAGATCTCCCCATATCAAAGTAACATTAGAATGCGCATCTTCACGTTGGATTTATAACTTTTCAGCAGCTGAATGTACAGAAAATTAGATTTACTGGTAACCATAAACCCCAGGGTTAACATTTGTCAGCTTTGAAAAGAAGGTGCAAGTCAATACTAACTATACACCTAAAGAATTTGTGCTAAAGTTGTTCTAAGCTATATTAATGCTGGATGCTTGTAGCAAATGCTAAAAAGGGTCAGCTAAGAAAAAACCAGCAGTAAAGTCCATGCTGGTAGAAACAAGTGTTTTCCGAACTGCTGAATGCAGAGATAATATCCACGAATTACAGGAGTTTGTACCTCTCAGGAAGCATGTAAAGAAGCTTTCAGAAGTCTATAAATAAGGCTATGCAATGCCTTATACTCTGTGGCAATCTTCCCCTTTAGCTAAGAAACCTTATAAGAAAACACTAGAAAAACTGGAGTTTTTGGGCTTGGTGGCTctatttttggggggtgggggtgggggggtgtagCTTAAAGCACTTTCCTTGATCAGCAAGTAAGTTTTAATGCTCCATCAGCATCCTCTGCTTGTTCAGAGCAAGCAGCACACCAATTAGAGGCAAGGATTCTTCCAGGACATCTCAAACTCTTCCTGtaacaggcagaagaaaatcctGAAGCATCCAATTCTGCACATTTAACTGCCCCTGGCACTGAACCAAATGTCAAGTGCTAATCCATGAGAAGCCTAGCACAATTATGGTCTAGGAGATGGTGACCTTCTTATAGCCTTGGCTGGGACCCATTAGACCCATTAGAGCCCTGCGTTTTGCCTTCTACCCCAAACAAATGCTATGGGACTATTGCTGAGGTAAAGGGAAAGGTCAAACCTTTGGCATTGGAGCAGACCAGTCACTGGCTGTGCGTAGGGGGAATTAAGGCTTCAAGGTGAGGTAAACACAGTGAGAGTCAGTGTGTAAatcatgctgcatttcagagaCGACAGATTCAAATGACAGCTAGTCTTGTTCTCTACATTTTAAACACCAAACAAAGGTAATTCGAAAGCAGAACTGGAGGCAAGTCTGCTGAGGGCCACCTTGAGATGCCTCTCTGCACCTCGGGAACAACTGTAACCCAGATGTTGAATGCTGAAGAGAATGTACccacaaggaggaaaaagcacCAAAGTTGATGAGTCCTTGAGACGATAAGctgcttaaaaaacaaagaagcctTATACTGCTATGACCTCCCATAAACATAGTGGTTTCCTGACACAAAGGTAATCTACACTCCAGCAATTCCCAGTGCTGTACTTCCAGCACTACTATTATGAAGAGTTATGCTCTAGTAAGGAGGCAGTGAAGTAAATCATCAGGCTTGTGTTCCCTGAAGACAGTTTCTCCCGTTTATTAGGTGGTGTCCCATTCCCCTCCACCCACCCCCAAGCCTTTAATCCAAAGATCAGAAACACCTGTCATTTCCCCGAGTCATTTTTCTAACACTCTTATGTTATTTTAGCAGATCTGTAGGGTACACACACAGTGCTTCTTTGGATCCATCATTTTGGCAATGCCTTTGCcctcttcaaaagaaaagtattttcaaataagtGGTAAAAAAGTTACTTTCAAACTAAATGAAATATAGAAATCAATGCAGTTCTTCTGTATGCTTatttttcatactgtttttGCTAGTTATCTGAAGTATGGAATTATTTGCTCATTTGGAACCATTGTGCAATGCTATTTCTTACAAGCCATGCTAGCAAGGTTttgactgaaaacagaaatctggTCCTGTAGGTTCCATTTCCAGGATATGGAgactctgatttctttttctttaacatgTGTATGGTAACTTCTCCCATCCTCTCAATACAGTAGCTACTAAAAATTttaacagatattaaaaaaatatccaaatgaAACCACACTTCTATCActgtttaaaaaccaaaaacgCATATGGTATTACAAAAGTTTATACAAAGGCAACATTTAAGAGTTTGAAAGTTACTTCTAGAAAAAGACACAAATGCTAGTAAATTAACATACAAGGAGAAAGATATTCCACTCCTTCCCCAAAATTGATTTGATCTATTTTTAAGTATCTTTTACCAGTTGTCTAGAAAATCAAAGCCAGTCTTCAAGATAACATTGCTTGTACTAgtctgcaagggaaaaaaaaaaaagtagtaagatGTGGTTGCTAATTATGGTATTACAAACTCAGTACTTGACTGCCTGCCtacaaaagaaagtttaaaatgttGTCTGCCAATATTTCAAGTTCTTCACCTTGCTCTATGATACCCAAGAACCTACACCAGAAAATGCTAGAATGGGAAAATACTCACAACGACCAAAAAAGCAAttccagataaaaaaaaaatgaaactcttGTAGTGATCTGCAGGcaacatgttatttttttttcaccatggAAAAATTCATGAAGATCAATTTTTAGACTAGAGTGGGTACTGCAGAGAATGAAACAAACAGAATGTAAGCATCACTAATTCAATGGATTCCCTATTGCAATGACAGCCagttttttccagaaaactaCACAGTTTAAACTTTGTTGACAAGCTATTTACTGGGCTATCAAGAACATGCTCACTCCTGCAGTGTTGCACTTTTAGCCATGACATTTATGGTGATTTTAGTGTTCGGGAAGACTATTCAAGGGACACAGCTGAGTTTCTGGATTCTCTTTCTAGAGCATGGCTCTCTTCCTCACAATAGGGAAGATAAtccagaaaagaggaaacaaaattctGTCATACTATCTTCTCTGCTACTCTGTTCACAATTTGACATGGGAGGATTGtttctccacagaaaaaaatcaggcctTTCAAACTATTTCAGTTCGCTAGAAAACATTCACAAAGGAATTAAAACTGTAATAAACCATTTGTAGGAAAACATGATAAAGcctttaattaaatataaaggACTACCATGGTCCTTTATAGTAGCAAAACAGCTCAAAAAGCATTATATcttagcttcagaaaaaaaataactaaacatAGGGCTCCAAATACTGAAGTGGCTTAAGTAGTGTTCTGTCCTAAGTGCTGCCACTTCCTTCTTTTGCAACTATTTACCTCATCCTGCATTTTTCTGACCTTACATCATCTTGTTTGGAATTTAAACCATCACTGTTGGGAAAATATGGTAGAGAAAAAGCTATGTGACATGCTTAAGGTGTACAGTAATATGTTAGGCTTATGCCAGAGTGATGCTACAGATTCCAAACAGAACTGCACAGCTCTGTTTGAAGAATCACTCTTCTACTTCACAGTTTTCAGGCTTCAgacctcttccttttctttcgCTCACCATGTCATGTCCTgttgttctctttcttttctcacagaTCAGCATCAGCTTTCTAAATAGCTTCAATTGGCTATTGAGCTGCTTAaggttattttttgttgttgggttgtttggggtttttttattaaaaaaaaacaaacaaccaacaTTGAGAAGGCTAATTCTGGAAGCTCattccatttccattttggacttcaagagaaaacacatttgaaagcagcccagctgcctgggACGAAGCACTGGGAAGTGGCCCTTTGGCTACCACTTAAAACAGCTGAGAAACTAGTTCGCCATTCGCTGCTATGCTGTGTGTACCAACAAAAGTATCCTAGACTCTAGTTTATCTACTTTCCAagttaaaaaactttttttccattgagtgttttgctgtttcaagaaaaaaaaaaaccaaccaaaacaactCTTTTACTTGCTATACAAGCTCATTACCCCAAACTGTTAGGTGGCTTGCTGTCAGTTAGCCACTGGATACGGTGTCAGTGTTTCTGGTATTATATTTAAATGATGCCTTTATCCTATGCACTTTACTACATTAAAAAACACTTGACTGAAACAAACAATTTCAGTTAACATGTTGGTTAGATAGACTACTTTAAATTTGCAGGATAAAAAGCCAGCAAGCTTTGCTATGGCTTAAGGCTTTATGGAGTCCCTAATCTTCCAGAGCAGCCTTGTCAGATTTTAATGTGCTATACAGTTTTTAAATCTAAGAACAGCGAATACAGCAGTCCTTACCTGTCCAGGCATTTGTGGATCTGTAAGTATAGTACCATCAGTATCTTCCTTGTTTGTCCTAGAAGATGCCAGGTCCTGTGGTGGGTCAGGAAGAAAGAAGTCATCTAGAGAACTAACAGGGAGTTGAGTGGGTCGAGGTTTCTCCCATTCAAGGGATACAGAAGGTAGGCTGGGGGCGACAGACTTCTCTGATTTAGTTACACTGGGCTTCTCAGCTTTTGCCACCTCCTTTGGAGTAGACTCTTGTCTGTAAAAAGAGGGAAGggctttctctcctttctccatgGACTTGATCTGGCTGGGGGTCAGGGACTGGAACTCAGACTTGTCTCCTTCAAACTTTGAGCGCTCTGCATTTATCTTCCAGAAGGAGgactcttcttcctttctggatGCTATCAACCCATCAGAGCCAGGGGTCTTACTGGCCTGAGAAGATTTAGGGACTTGGACACCAGGTGCTGCTTTAACAGGCTGCCTCTGTTCATTTTGCAACTGGGCACCACCTTGCTCTTGTATGGACAGAGATGCAACGCTGAACTCCATTTGACTCTGTTCAGggttaaagaaaaacagtatttcaaagcCCTTCACAAAGACACAGTTTTGAACTTCTGTTCCTGACGCATATAGATAACACCTTTGCCCACAGCTAGGCAACTCCCAGACAGTAAACACCACAGCAAAGCTAACTTATTTTCTCCATAAATGTCTATCTTTGTAgccacataaaaataataatttttaaaagtctgaacTCTAAGCAAACATAAGAGTCCTAGACCTGCTGCAGAGGAGTCAGAGAAAGCAATCGTATTCGAGTTACTCAGTGCTATCCAAGATAGCAGTGCATAGCATGCACAGTGCTAAAATATTAGCATAGTGGCACTAAAACATTGGACCAGTTGTGGATGCATTTTGAAACCCAGAtgttttacatgaaaatataaagcaaaaaagctTTACAGCACAGTTTAAAAGGTAATCTTCCATTATAGTCTTTGAAATAGTTGGCAACATGTTACAACTCCATTACTTCCAAGACAAAGGATTAGATGTAATGGGTATGTGTAGACAAGTGTTTTTTACAATTCTAATGCCCctctgaaggaagagaaacaactcCAGCAGGACCAGTTCTTCACTTATTCCAgagccttgttttgtttttccttgcagtgcAGATAGCCATACTCATTTCTGAGAGGTAACACTGGGTCAAG
This Buteo buteo chromosome 12, bButBut1.hap1.1, whole genome shotgun sequence DNA region includes the following protein-coding sequences:
- the C12H1orf198 gene encoding uncharacterized protein C1orf198 homolog; the protein is MASMAAAIAASRTAVMNGNRPLDERERKRFSYFSSLSPMARKIMAEKERIRERYGPEWERLPPRQQDEIIDKCLVEPHVQARYAAHRGAARPAAPPASYPSLRLNTGQKVVRFGDEDITWQDEHSAPFSWETKSQMEFSVASLSIQEQGGAQLQNEQRQPVKAAPGVQVPKSSQASKTPGSDGLIASRKEEESSFWKINAERSKFEGDKSEFQSLTPSQIKSMEKGEKALPSFYRQESTPKEVAKAEKPSVTKSEKSVAPSLPSVSLEWEKPRPTQLPVSSLDDFFLPDPPQDLASSRTNKEDTDGTILTDPQMPGQTSTSNVILKTGFDFLDNW